AGCgtatatttctcttttatttcgaGAATTTAGTAGTTTCACGACCTGATTCGAATTCCAGAGAAACCTGCCATGGAAAACATTAGTTGGCTTCTTATATGCTGGAAAATTATTTCGCTTCCTGCTTTGTCagatgaaaataattatatttatcaatTTCATGTTGCAGATGAAGCCAGCATTAGGTAGAACAAAAAcactaaagaaaagaaaaactaaaaatatattcGAACGGGTGATCCTTCTATTATCTTTCGAGAAACATAACTTTTCTGAGTTTTCAGAAGTCGATTAGGtagaacaaaaaaactaaagaaaagaaaaactaaaaatatatccGAACGGGTGATTCTTCTATTATCTCTCGAGAAACAGAACTTTTTTGAGTTTTCAGAAGTCGATTTGTTCCATAATTCTTGTGTTTCCTTCCAAAACTAGGCCCATATCGGGATAGTTGAAGTTTCTTCAATGTCTTGATGTAGTTCTTGGTACATTTTTAGGTGGTGGAGACTCCAAGAAGTTGAGTTTGATGAAGGTAGCAGCTCTGATTGAAAAATCTGCTAAAACTGGGGCAGTAGTTGTTGATCTTAAGGCGAAGCTAATGGATCGTATGGAATGGCTTCCTGTCTCAATTGGGAAATTATCAGAGGTCACTGATTTGGACCTATCTGAGAACCAAATTATGGCTCTTCCACACACAATTGGTGGCCTCAGGGCCTTGGAAAAGCTTGACATCCACTCAAACCAACTTATAAACCTTCCCGACTCATTTGGGGAACTGATCAATCTCACTGATCTTGACCTCCATGCAAATAGGTTGAAATCACTGCCAGATTCTTTTGGCAACTTGATAAATCTCATTAATCTTGATTTGAGCTTGAATAACTTCACTCATTTACCAGAGATAATTGGGAATTTTACTTGCTTGAAGAGATTGAATGTAGAAACTAATGAGCTTGTGGAATTACCTTACACAATTGGATCTTGTTCATCGCTTGTGGAGTTGAGATTAGATTTCAATCAGCTCAGGGCTCTTCCTGAGGCAATTGGAAAGCTTGAATGCTTGGAGATCATTACTTTGCACTACAATAGAGTTAAAGGTTTGCCAACAACAATGGGCAACCTTTCCAATTTGAAGGAACTTGATGCCAGCTTCAATGAACTTGAATATATACCAGAAAACCTATGTTTTGCAGTAGGTCTAAAGAAATTGATTGTGGGGAAGAACTTTGCAGATCTAAGAGCCTTGCCTAGATCTATCGGGAATCTTGAGATGCTTGAAGAGTTGGATATAAGTGACAATCAAATAAGAACATTGCCAGATTCTTTCAGGCTTTTGTCAAACTTGAGAGTCTTCCGTGCAGACGAAACACCTTTGGAAGTGCCACCAAGACAAGTAACTACATTGGGTGCTCAGGTGATCTTGGTGTTGGATCTCCGCTTTAGAAcattggttttctttctttttaaggtTCTGTTTCCTGTTAAACTGGTCATATGAAACTAAGTTATTTATCTCCCTTGTTCACCAGGCTGTTGTTCAGTACATGGCTGATTTTGTTGCAAAGAGGGATGCTGTCTCTACAccatcaaagaagaagaagggattTTGGTTCTGGGTTTGCTCAGTGTTCTCTCCCAAGCGGAGTAATGTCTCCAAAATCAAGAATGTGCCGAGAAGTTAATTTTTACACTCAGCCCATGTGCatatttgagaatttttctctccttttttccgTTCCATATTTTCAGTTTACTGTACAAATAATTAAGTGATGCCACACAATTTTCAACTTCTGGTATTGGTTGGTGGGAGCGAAATGGAAGACACTGAAATAACATGTTTTACTGTGATACAAAGGTAATAAGTAACTCTTCAGTTTCCATCATTATTTACTTGATATGTGTATGAATCATTTGAATTTATTCGTCCAATTCCTAAGGAACTGCTATGGAAATAGCTATGAGCTTTCTTGTTTTGGTCCTTTATTGTTTCTCTCTAAAGTCCTTCTTTAGTTGTAATTCATAGCAGTGGCCTAATTTATCACATCATTATGATCAAAATGCATGTTTCTTGTGTTCTTGCGATTATAAAAAGGGATATTCTAAGGAGAAAACTTAGTTCAATTATGTTGTAATTGGTTTGGGTTAAGTTTGGttcaaaattgaataaaaatttgaagaaCCAGATACTTCATTAAACTCTCACGAGATGCACAGTCAATTAAAAAAACTATGCATGCAACTTGTGGTCTAcacgtaaaaatttaaaatcaccacttgttaaaaaaatttaaacgatattattaatttagaatttcAAATTTGTTTTATGTAAGAGTACATAAAACACTATGTGATATATTGAGCTTTAAAGTTCAATTGGTACAAGCTGATATTTCATAACTTTAAAATTAAGAGTTCGAGTTAGGACATAAATGAAACAACTTGTGGTAGTAAAATCTGACCTTTAGGccataaaatggattttggacCAGCTGAATGCTTTGGAAGTGTTgtgatgatgagtagcattccTCTTAtaaaaatcatcatcattatgaTCTTCCATCATCTTATTCTAG
This Carya illinoinensis cultivar Pawnee chromosome 11, C.illinoinensisPawnee_v1, whole genome shotgun sequence DNA region includes the following protein-coding sequences:
- the LOC122282832 gene encoding plant intracellular Ras-group-related LRR protein 5-like, whose protein sequence is MGVLPKQEPPSPAFAETVEEITRIYRSLPTRPSIEEVEAAISVLKTVDTEEQMKLEEISKQEASQDVPAGIFSVLQQVRKNMVLFQSHEQKKEALHLIEVDKMFQEFDELIQRASGLVSGDTQDEKHAVLDEKFNKFGRESIISDEDLVKNKEDEEPEVTTSKGLTRSASTKASIFSSGGGDSKKLSLMKVAALIEKSAKTGAVVVDLKAKLMDRMEWLPVSIGKLSEVTDLDLSENQIMALPHTIGGLRALEKLDIHSNQLINLPDSFGELINLTDLDLHANRLKSLPDSFGNLINLINLDLSLNNFTHLPEIIGNFTCLKRLNVETNELVELPYTIGSCSSLVELRLDFNQLRALPEAIGKLECLEIITLHYNRVKGLPTTMGNLSNLKELDASFNELEYIPENLCFAVGLKKLIVGKNFADLRALPRSIGNLEMLEELDISDNQIRTLPDSFRLLSNLRVFRADETPLEVPPRQVTTLGAQAVVQYMADFVAKRDAVSTPSKKKKGFWFWVCSVFSPKRSNVSKIKNVPRS